The sequence ACGCGTTATGCGGCAGAGCACCGGATTACCGGGGCGGATGGCTTGCGCGAGTTCAATCTTGGCGGGTATGCCTTCGATGCGGACGCCTCGGATGCGTCGCACTGGATGTTCCGGCGTCGTATTACGGCTTAAAAAAAAGACCTCGCAGCGAGGTCTTTTTTGATTCGAGTTACCAGATTTTCCACCATGGCGCGCTGTCTTTGGGACCGCCGCGATAATAGACGCTATTCGGAAAATTTTGCTTCATCACGCGACCGGCATCATCACGCAACTCCGGCATACCGAGTTCGTCATAGCTGCGTGTCATGACAAACAGCGCTTCTTCGGTGGCCGGCGCGGTCGGATATTGCTTGACCGCAAACTGGGCCCGGTTGACTGCTGCCACGTAGGCACCACGCCGGAAGTAGTATTTCGCGACATGAACCTCATGCTGTGCAATTGCGTTGACCAGGTATTTCATGCGCAGGCGCGCATCGGCTGCGTAGATACTGTCCGGAAAACGTTCAACCAGAAGCTTGAATGACTCGAAGGCTTCGTGGGCGGCTTTCGGATCGCGCTCGGTCGCATCCTGGCGGGAGACAAAATCAAACAGGCCGAGCTTGTCATTGAAATTGACCAGCCCGCGCAAGTAGTACATGTAATCGACGTTCGGATGATTCGGATGCAGCTTGATGAAGCGCTCGACGGCGGCTAGCGCCTGTGCCTGGTCGCTCTGGCGGTAATAGGCGTAGGCCACTTCCATCTGGGCTTGCTGGGCGAAGGTACCGAACGGATAACGCGATTCGAGTCGCTCGTAATATTTGATTCCGGTTTCGTAGTTGCCGGTTGAGATTTCGTCGCGTGCCTCCGCGTATAATTTGGCCGCCGACCAGTTTTTGGTTTCGTCGATTTTCTCCGGCAACAGGCCACATGCCGAGATCGTGAATGCCAGCGCCAGTGCGGCGCATTTCAATAATTTGTTTCGCATAGTCTTTGCAAGAATCGCTTCGTGAATTATTTCGTGAATTATTGCGTCAATCGCTACGTGTATTTATTTGTGAATTTTTAGTACTAATTTAATGGGCTGATTATAGCCGATGGGACTTGCCGTGAGATTAACGCCACCGCTGAACGATGCGGAAAACCTGCCCGAACTCGATATTGACGAGCAGGAAGAATACACCGGCGGCTTGCCCGACATGCCGCCGATTGAACTGGACCTGACTCCCGGCGACTGCGGCGATCGGTTGGACAAAGTCGTTGCCCGACTGGTTCCGCAGTTTTCGCGCAGCCGCATGCAGCAATGGATAGACGACGGTTTTGTCACCGTCGACGGCAAGGTCGGACGTACGCGGATGACGGTGTACGGTGACGAACATATCGTCGTTCTGCCACAAGCTGCGCCGGAAGACACCGCCTTTGCCCCCGAAGAAATGGCGCTCAATATCGTCTATGAAGACGAGGCCATCATCGTCGTCAACAAGCCGGCCGGCCTGGTCGTGCATCCCGGCTCGGGCAACTGGTCCGGCACCTTGCTCAACGGCTTGCTGCACTACTGGCCGGCACTGATCGGCGTACCGCGTGCCGGTATCGTGCATCGCCTCGACAAGGACACCAGCGGTCTGATGGTCGTGGCCAAGACGCTCGAAGTGCACACCGATCTGGTTCGCCAACTGGCCGCCCGCACGGTCAAGCGTGAATACTTTGCGCTGGTCTGGGGCACGCCAAATCTCAGCGGCACGATCGATGCCTCAATGGGCCGTCATCCGCGTGACCGGATCCGGATGGCCGTGCTGGAAAGCATGTCCGCCAAGCCGGCGATCACGCATTTCGAACGGATTGAATCGGGCTTGCTGGATCGTCGTCCGGTCAGCCTGATGCGCTGCCGTCTCGAAACCGGTCGTACCCATCAGATTCGCGTTCATATGCAATCGATCGGCTTTGCGCTGGTCGGCGACACGCTCTACGGTAAGCAGCATCTGGCACCGGCGTTTCATCGCCAGGCCTTGCAGGCACGCCGGCTCGGACTGGTCCATCCGGTCACCGGCGAAGACGTCGAATGGCGCGTGCCGCTGGCCGACGACTTCGCGGCACTGATCGCCTCGGCGGATATTCCCGAGCCGGACATGATGGACGACTCCTACCTGGAATCCGACGAGGAGTAATGCCGTGTCGATACTGGCATTCGACTGGCCGGATATGCCGCGCGGTGTCCGAGCGATCAGCACAACGCGTGCCGGCGGCATCAGCTTGCCGCCTTTTGATGATGGCGTGCACGGTGGTGGCCTGAATCTCGGGACGCATGTCGGCGATGTGGTCGCGGCAGTTCAGCATAACCGCGAGCGCTTGCGCACTCTGTTGCCGTCTGATCCGGTGTGGCTGACCCAGGTCCATGGACATGACGTCATTGATGCCGGTCAGGTCGATGGCGTGCCGCAAGCCGACGCCAGCGTCACTGACTTGTCCGGCGTTGTGTGCGCAATCCTGACGGCAGACTGCTTGCCGGTATTGTTATGCGATGTGGCTGGCACTGTCGTTGGTGCGGTCCATGCGGGCTGGCGCGGACTGGCTGGCGGCGTGCTGCAAAACAGCGTGGCCGCGCTGCACAAAAAAGGCGCTGGCGAAATCCTCGCCTGGCTCGGTCCGGCCATCGGGCCGCAGCAATTTGAAGTCGGCAGCGAAGTGGTCGGGGCTTTCGTTGCCGGTAATCCGCTGGCGGCAACGGCCTTCACGGCCCGGCCGGGCATCGCCGGCAAATATCTGGCGGACCTGTACCAGCTTGCACGTCTGGTGCTGGCAGGGCAGGGCGTCTTGCGGGTGGCCGGTGGCTCGCATTGCACGATGACTGGGCGCGGGCAATTTTATTCGTTCAGGCGCGATGGTCAGACCGGCAGGATGGCGTCGCTGATCTGGCTGGAGCGATAGGGCGGTTTTACGGCACGGACGAGTTGTCGTTCGCCGCTTCTGCGTCGGCAAGACGTTTGGCTTTCTCTGCAGCATGCCGTTTTCGCTTGCGTTGAGGCGTCCCCATCACGTATAAAATGATCGACAACGGAAAAGCACAATAGAAAAAAAAGGTCATCAATCCAGCGATAAAAGAACCTTCCGTCATTGCCATCAGCAGGACGACATACACCCAGGCGATGGCCACCAGATACAAATACATGTTGATTCCGTTCGATACCGATAAACCGTAACGATACCCGAAACGATGAGGCCCGCATGACCCGACCAGATCCGCTTGCCGCAATGCCCGCCTGGATGGCCCAGTTGGCCGACACGACCCAGTGGCAGAATTTGCTGAAGCCCATGCAGTTTCCTTCCGCACCTGCGGGCCAACCAGCGATTCCCGGGGTGCCTGCCGCAGAGTTCGATCCGGCCGTGATGGCCTCCTTGCAGGCCAAGTACATGCAGGAGCTGGGGTCGTTATGGACAAGCACGATGAGTGCGCCGGCAGCGGCGATTGCCGACAAGCGCTTTGGCGCACCGGCATGGCAAGCCAATCCGATGGGCAGTTTCAATGCCTCGGCCTACTTGCTCAATGCGAAGTTCCTCAATGCGATGACCGATGCCGTCAAGGCCACACCCAAGGTCAAGGAAAAAATCCGCTTCAATGTGCAGCAAATGATCGATGCGATGTCGCCGGCAAATTTTCTGGTCACCAATCCCGAAGCACAGCAATTGCTGCTGGAGACCAAAGGCGAAAGCCTGTCGCGCGGCCTGACCCAGCTGCTGGCCGACATGCGCAAGGGCCGCATTTCGCAGACCGATGAAACCGCCTTCGAGGTCGGCAAGAACGTCGCCACCACCGAAGGTGCCGTGGTCTTCGAAAACGAACTGTTCCAGCTGCTGCAATACAAGCCGCTGACCAAGACGGTATTCGAACGGCCGCTACTGATCATGCCGCCGTGTATCAACAAGTACTACATCCTCGACCTGCAACCGGAGAACTCGCTGGTGCGCTACGCAGTCGAGCAGGGCCATACCGTATTTCTGATTTCATGGCGTAATCCGGATGCGTCGCTGGCGCATCTGACCTGGGATGACTACATCGGACTGGGTGCTTTTGAGGCGATCGCTGTCACGCAGCAAATTTCCGGGCAGGAGCAAATCAACGCGCTCGGGTTTTGCGTCGGCGGCACCATCCTCTCGACGGCGCTGGCGCTGCTGTTTGCGCGCGGCGAAAAACCGGTGTCCAGCCTGACCTTGCTGACGGCCTTCCTCGACTTCACCGATACCGGCATCATCGATGTGTTCGTCGATGAAGAAGCGGTCGTTAAGCGCGAGCAGGCGATCGGCCAGGGCGGTCTGATGGAGGGCAAGGAGTTCGCCCAGACATTTTCCAGTCTGCGCTCCAATGACCTGGTCTGGAGCTACGTCAAATCCAACTACCTGAAAGGCGAAGCGCCGCCGGCGTTCGACCTGCTGTACT comes from Actimicrobium sp. CCC2.4 and encodes:
- a CDS encoding outer membrane protein assembly factor BamD produces the protein MRNKLLKCAALALAFTISACGLLPEKIDETKNWSAAKLYAEARDEISTGNYETGIKYYERLESRYPFGTFAQQAQMEVAYAYYRQSDQAQALAAVERFIKLHPNHPNVDYMYYLRGLVNFNDKLGLFDFVSRQDATERDPKAAHEAFESFKLLVERFPDSIYAADARLRMKYLVNAIAQHEVHVAKYYFRRGAYVAAVNRAQFAVKQYPTAPATEEALFVMTRSYDELGMPELRDDAGRVMKQNFPNSVYYRGGPKDSAPWWKIW
- a CDS encoding RluA family pseudouridine synthase — encoded protein: MGLAVRLTPPLNDAENLPELDIDEQEEYTGGLPDMPPIELDLTPGDCGDRLDKVVARLVPQFSRSRMQQWIDDGFVTVDGKVGRTRMTVYGDEHIVVLPQAAPEDTAFAPEEMALNIVYEDEAIIVVNKPAGLVVHPGSGNWSGTLLNGLLHYWPALIGVPRAGIVHRLDKDTSGLMVVAKTLEVHTDLVRQLAARTVKREYFALVWGTPNLSGTIDASMGRHPRDRIRMAVLESMSAKPAITHFERIESGLLDRRPVSLMRCRLETGRTHQIRVHMQSIGFALVGDTLYGKQHLAPAFHRQALQARRLGLVHPVTGEDVEWRVPLADDFAALIASADIPEPDMMDDSYLESDEE
- the pgeF gene encoding peptidoglycan editing factor PgeF — protein: MSILAFDWPDMPRGVRAISTTRAGGISLPPFDDGVHGGGLNLGTHVGDVVAAVQHNRERLRTLLPSDPVWLTQVHGHDVIDAGQVDGVPQADASVTDLSGVVCAILTADCLPVLLCDVAGTVVGAVHAGWRGLAGGVLQNSVAALHKKGAGEILAWLGPAIGPQQFEVGSEVVGAFVAGNPLAATAFTARPGIAGKYLADLYQLARLVLAGQGVLRVAGGSHCTMTGRGQFYSFRRDGQTGRMASLIWLER
- the phaC gene encoding class I poly(R)-hydroxyalkanoic acid synthase, which gives rise to MTRPDPLAAMPAWMAQLADTTQWQNLLKPMQFPSAPAGQPAIPGVPAAEFDPAVMASLQAKYMQELGSLWTSTMSAPAAAIADKRFGAPAWQANPMGSFNASAYLLNAKFLNAMTDAVKATPKVKEKIRFNVQQMIDAMSPANFLVTNPEAQQLLLETKGESLSRGLTQLLADMRKGRISQTDETAFEVGKNVATTEGAVVFENELFQLLQYKPLTKTVFERPLLIMPPCINKYYILDLQPENSLVRYAVEQGHTVFLISWRNPDASLAHLTWDDYIGLGAFEAIAVTQQISGQEQINALGFCVGGTILSTALALLFARGEKPVSSLTLLTAFLDFTDTGIIDVFVDEEAVVKREQAIGQGGLMEGKEFAQTFSSLRSNDLVWSYVKSNYLKGEAPPAFDLLYWNSDSTNLPGPMFCWYLRNTYLEDGLKHPGKVSVLGEPVDFGQIAAPTFLYASREDHIVPWTSAYASMALLNPKHPKLNQFVVGASGHIAGVINAPAKNKRSFWSNDKVAKSAAEWMEKSTEQPGSWWPSWAAFLQKHAGKQVKPRAYGNADFPVIEPAPGRYVKAKSS